A DNA window from Bos javanicus breed banteng chromosome 10, ARS-OSU_banteng_1.0, whole genome shotgun sequence contains the following coding sequences:
- the LOC133255402 gene encoding olfactory receptor 4F3/4F16/4F29-like, producing MDGGNHSVSEFVFLGLTHSWGIQLLLLVFSSVLYVGSMAGNILIVFSVTTDPHLHSPMYFLLASLSFIDLGACSVTSPKMIYDLFRKRKVISFGGCIAQIFFIHVIGGVEMVLLIAMAFDRYVAICKPLHYLSIMSPRMCILFLAAAWALGVSHSLFQLAFIVNLPFCGPNVLDSFYCDLPRLLRLACTDTYRLQFMVTVNSGFICVSSFFILLISYMFILLTVWKRSSGGSPKALSTLSAHITVVILFFGPIMFIYTWPHPNSQMDKFLALSDAVLTPFLNPVIYTFRNKEMKVAMKRAFRPFMSFKIS from the coding sequence ATGGATGGAGGGAATCACTCGGTGTCTGAGTTTGTGTTTCTGGGACTCACTCATTCTTGGGGGATCCAGCTGCTCCTCCTGGTGTTCTCCTCTGTGCTCTATGTAGGAAGCATGGCTGGAAACATCCTCATTGTGTTTTCTGTGACTACTGATCCTCACTTACATTCCCCCATGTACTTCCTACTGGCCAGCCTCTCCTTCATTGACTTGGGAGCCTGCTCTGTCACTTCTCCCAAGATGATCTATGACCTTTTCAGAAAGCGTAAAGTCATTTCTTTTGGAGGCTGCATTGCTCAGATCTTCTTCATCCATGTCATTGGTGGGGTGGAGATGGTGCTGCTCATAGCCATGGCCTTTGACAGATATGTTGCCATATGTAAGCCTCTCCACTATCTGAGCATCATGAGCCCAAGGATGTGCATTTTGTTTCTGGCTGCTGCCTGGGCCCTTGGTGTCAGCCACTCACTGTTCCAGCTAGCATTTATTGTTAATTTGCCCTTCTGTGGTCCGAATGTATTGGACAGCTTTTACTGTGATCTTCCTCGGCTCCTCAGACTGGCCTGTACAGATACTTACAGACTTCAGTTCATGGTCACTGTCAATAGCGGGTTTATTTGTGTTAGTTCCTTCTTTATACTCCTCATCTCCTATATGTTCATCCTGTTAACTGTTTGGAAACGCTCCTCAGGTGGTTCACCCAAGGCCCTCTCCACTTTGTCAGCTCACATCACTgtggttattttgttttttggtccAATCATGTTTATCTATACTTGGCCACACCCCAATTCCCAAATGGACAAGTTTCTTGCTCTTTCTGATGCTGTTCTCactccttttttaaatccagtcaTCTACACATTCAGGAATAAAGAGATGAAGGTAGCAATGAAGAGAGCTTTCAGACCATTCATGAGTTTTAAGATTTCATAA
- the LOC133255403 gene encoding olfactory receptor 4F3/4F16/4F29-like, which produces MDGGNHSVSEFVFLGLTYSWEFQLLLLVFSSVLYVASMTGNILIVFSVTTDPHLHSPMYFLLASLSFIDLGACSVTSPKMIYDLFRKRKVISFGGCIAQIFFIHVIGGVEMVLLIAMAFDRYVAICKPLHYLSIMSPRMCILFLAAAWALGVSHSLFQLAFIVNLPFCGPNVLDSFYCDLPRLLRLACTDTYRLQFMVTGNSGFICVSSFFILLISYMFVLLTVWKRSSGGSPKALSTLSAHITVVILFFGPTMFVYTWPHPNSQMDKFLALSDAVLTPFLNPVIYTFRNKEMKVAMKRAFRPFVIFRKIS; this is translated from the coding sequence atggatggagggaatCACTCGGTGTCTGAGTTTGTATTTCTGGGACTCACTTATTCATGGGAGTTCCAGCTGCTCCTCCTGGTGTTCTCCTCTGTGCTCTATGTGGCAAGCATGACTGGAAACATCCTCATTGTGTTTTCTGTGACTACTGATCCTCACTTACATTCCCCCATGTACTTCCTACTGGCCAGCCTCTCCTTCATTGACTTGGGAGCCTGCTCTGTCACTTCTCCCAAGATGATCTATGACCTTTTCAGAAAGCGTAAAGTCATTTCTTTTGGAGGCTGCATTGCTCAGATCTTCTTCATCCATGTCATTGGTGGGGTGGAGATGGTGCTGCTCATAGCCATGGCCTTTGACAGATATGTTGCCATATGTAAGCCTCTCCACTATCTGAGCATCATGAGCCCGAGGATGTGCATTTTGTTTCTAGCTGCTGCCTGGGCCCTTGGTGTCAGCCACTCACTGTTCCAGCTAGCATTTATTGTTAATTTGCCCTTCTGTGGTCCGAATGTATTGGACAGCTTTTACTGTGATCTTCCTCGGCTCCTCAGACTGGCCTGTACAGATACTTACAGACTTCAGTTCATGGTCACTGGCAATAGTGGGTTTATCTGTGTTAGTTCCTTCTTTATACTCCTCATCTCCTATATGTTCGTCCTGTTAACTGTTTGGAAACGCTCCTCAGGTGGTTCACCCAAGGCCCTGTCCACTTTGTCAGCTCACATCACTGTGGTTATTTTGTTCTTTGGTCCAACCATGTTTGTCTATACATGGCCGCACCCCAATTCCCAAATGGACAAGTTTCTTGCTCTTTCTGATGCTGTTCTCactccttttttaaatccagtcaTCTACACATTCAGGAATAAAGAGATGAAGGTAGCAATGAAGAGAGCTTTCAGACCATTCGTGATTTTTAGGAAGATTTCATAA